The proteins below are encoded in one region of Rhizobacter sp.:
- a CDS encoding membrane integrity-associated transporter subunit PqiC, whose amino-acid sequence MKLLALALSVALLAGCSSTPAPRFHSLLSTQAAPVDAVSTVPLPLDIGPVGVPPAVDQQQWVVRLPDDSLRILEQEQWVAPLRDELRAALFDRLAKRFGAVDVRALHTPEFVRLKVDVQRFESMAAREVWIEAVWTATPTAKGNAPLVCRSSVREPVNGDAQALAAAHRRAVNALADLMGQRLLAMYNGAGVRCP is encoded by the coding sequence ATGAAGCTTCTTGCACTGGCCCTTTCCGTTGCGCTGCTCGCGGGGTGTTCGTCGACCCCCGCGCCGCGTTTCCACAGCCTGCTGTCGACGCAGGCCGCACCCGTCGACGCCGTGAGCACGGTGCCGCTGCCCCTCGACATCGGCCCGGTGGGCGTGCCGCCCGCCGTCGACCAACAGCAGTGGGTGGTGCGCCTGCCCGACGACAGCCTGCGCATCCTCGAGCAGGAGCAGTGGGTTGCCCCGCTGCGCGACGAGCTGCGCGCCGCGCTCTTCGACCGCCTGGCCAAGCGCTTCGGCGCGGTCGACGTGCGCGCGCTGCACACGCCCGAGTTCGTGCGCCTGAAGGTCGACGTGCAGCGCTTCGAATCGATGGCCGCGCGCGAGGTGTGGATCGAAGCCGTGTGGACGGCCACGCCCACCGCCAAGGGCAACGCGCCGCTCGTGTGCCGCAGCAGCGTGCGCGAGCCGGTGAACGGCGATGCGCAGGCGCTTGCGGCCGCGCACCGCCGCGCCGTCAACGCCTTGGCCGACCTGATGGGCCAGCGCCTGCTCGCCATGTACAACGGCGCCGGCGTGCGCTGCCCGTAG
- a CDS encoding MCE family protein, whose protein sequence is MSEDTLGSAPPPPEPPVRPPTPVTRKWHGPSLVWLVPIVALAVGVALLIRAVLSTGPQVTIDFHSANGLRPGKTEVRYKEVVVGRVEAVTLSEKRDHVQATVRLDRSVSNIAVEDTRFWVVRPRIDTAGVSGIETLFSGAYIGVDAGESTKQKRHFTGLENPPFVLRGEPGRGFVLRTEDLGSLDVGSPILYKRNRVGRVVGYNLDPLIDELSVQIFIEAPYDKLVNSQTRFWNASGVEVSLNSSGLKVDTQTLASVISGGISFERPQGTQGLPPASDGSRFKLFADRKSALAPPDGPPLRVRMVFDQSVRGLDIDAPVDFLGIEIGVIRAIRLDYDGKRKRFPVEVEAEIYPTRLGAVRDSMRQEGDDDKRRDTTLLQRLVQNGLRAQARTGNLLTGQMYVALDFPGKVQKAELDTSTAIPAIPTVPGTLADVQPQIAEIVAKVNKVPFDEIGRNLNETLAQANQAISQLRPEAQASLAEVRRTLQSVQETLQRADRSLFDPAAPIQRNAEQTMQDLQRAAQSLRVLTDYLQRHPESLLRGKPDDAKIPASPERR, encoded by the coding sequence ATGAGCGAAGACACCCTCGGCTCCGCCCCTCCGCCGCCCGAACCACCGGTGCGCCCACCCACGCCGGTCACGCGCAAGTGGCACGGGCCGTCGCTCGTGTGGCTGGTGCCCATCGTGGCGCTGGCGGTCGGCGTGGCGCTGCTGATCCGCGCGGTGCTGTCGACCGGCCCACAGGTGACGATCGACTTCCACTCCGCCAACGGCCTGCGCCCCGGCAAGACCGAGGTGCGCTACAAGGAAGTGGTGGTGGGCCGGGTGGAGGCCGTGACACTCAGCGAGAAACGCGACCACGTGCAGGCCACGGTGCGGCTCGACCGCTCGGTGTCGAACATCGCCGTCGAAGACACCCGCTTCTGGGTCGTGCGCCCGCGCATCGACACCGCCGGCGTGAGCGGCATCGAAACACTCTTCTCCGGCGCCTACATCGGCGTCGATGCCGGCGAGTCCACCAAGCAGAAGCGCCACTTCACCGGCCTGGAGAACCCGCCCTTCGTGCTGCGCGGCGAGCCGGGCCGCGGCTTCGTGCTGCGCACCGAAGACCTCGGCTCGCTCGACGTGGGCTCGCCCATCCTCTACAAGCGCAACCGCGTGGGCCGCGTGGTGGGCTACAACCTCGACCCGCTCATCGACGAGCTCTCGGTGCAGATCTTCATCGAGGCGCCCTACGACAAGCTCGTGAACAGCCAGACGCGCTTCTGGAACGCGAGCGGCGTCGAGGTCTCGCTCAACAGCAGCGGCCTCAAGGTCGACACGCAGACCCTGGCCTCGGTGATCTCGGGCGGCATCTCGTTCGAGCGCCCGCAGGGCACGCAGGGCCTGCCGCCTGCCTCCGACGGCAGCCGCTTCAAGCTCTTTGCCGACCGCAAATCGGCGCTCGCCCCACCCGACGGCCCGCCGCTGCGCGTGCGCATGGTGTTCGACCAGTCGGTGCGCGGGCTCGACATCGATGCGCCGGTCGACTTCCTCGGCATCGAGATCGGCGTGATCCGCGCCATCCGGCTCGACTACGACGGCAAGCGCAAGCGCTTCCCCGTGGAAGTGGAAGCCGAGATCTACCCGACGCGGCTCGGCGCGGTGCGCGACTCCATGCGCCAGGAAGGCGACGACGACAAGCGCCGCGACACCACGCTGCTGCAGCGCCTGGTGCAAAACGGCCTGCGCGCGCAGGCCCGCACCGGCAATCTGCTCACCGGCCAGATGTACGTGGCCCTCGACTTCCCCGGCAAGGTGCAGAAGGCCGAGCTCGACACCTCGACCGCCATCCCCGCCATCCCGACCGTGCCGGGCACGCTCGCCGACGTGCAGCCGCAGATCGCCGAGATCGTGGCCAAGGTCAACAAGGTGCCGTTCGACGAGATCGGGCGCAACCTCAACGAAACGCTGGCGCAGGCAAACCAGGCGATCTCGCAGCTTCGGCCGGAGGCGCAAGCGTCGCTGGCCGAGGTGCGGCGGACATTGCAGTCGGTGCAGGAAACGCTGCAACGCGCCGACCGCAGCCTCTTCGACCCGGCCGCGCCGATCCAGCGCAACGCCGAGCAGACGATGCAAGACCTGCAACGCGCCGCCCAGTCGCTGCGCGTGCTGACCGATTACCTGCAACGCCACCCGGAATCGCTGCTGCGCGGCAAGCCCGACGACGCGAAGATTCCCGCCTCTCCTGAGCGACGCTGA
- a CDS encoding paraquat-inducible protein A — protein MSDAAVQTGQQLKLYGCPTCGRVSQLLHPVADSTPLLCPRCATPLHHRRPRSLQRTWAYLIAASILYVPANLLPIMSTSNVFEGETLHTILGGIEELRHGGDWMLALIVFIASIAVPLLKIGALLVLAVTAQRRSRWKQVERAQLYRMIEAVGHWSMLDVFVVVLLVGTIRFGALGGVAPEPGLLAFGAVVVLTMLAAGSFDPRLIWPEEEDNNRPS, from the coding sequence ATGAGCGATGCAGCCGTGCAGACCGGGCAGCAGCTCAAGCTCTACGGCTGCCCCACCTGCGGGCGCGTCTCGCAGCTGCTGCACCCGGTGGCCGACAGCACGCCCCTGCTCTGCCCGCGCTGCGCGACGCCGCTGCACCACCGGCGCCCGCGCAGCCTGCAGCGCACCTGGGCCTACCTGATCGCCGCGAGCATCCTCTACGTCCCGGCCAACCTGCTGCCCATCATGTCGACGAGCAACGTCTTCGAGGGCGAGACGCTGCACACCATCCTCGGCGGCATCGAGGAGCTGCGCCACGGTGGCGACTGGATGCTCGCCCTCATCGTCTTCATCGCGAGCATCGCGGTGCCGCTCTTGAAGATCGGCGCGCTGCTGGTGCTCGCCGTCACCGCCCAACGCCGCTCGCGCTGGAAGCAGGTCGAGCGGGCGCAGCTCTACCGCATGATCGAAGCGGTGGGTCACTGGTCGATGCTCGACGTGTTCGTGGTCGTGCTGCTGGTGGGCACCATCCGCTTCGGCGCACTGGGCGGCGTGGCCCCGGAACCCGGTTTGCTGGCGTTCGGTGCGGTGGTGGTGCTCACGATGCTCGCCGCCGGCAGTTTCGACCCCCGATTGATCTGGCCCGAAGAAGAAGACAACAACCGCCCCTCATGA
- a CDS encoding paraquat-inducible protein A — MTEPLSSPPAYAPHAPAAARTSAALAARPDLVVCHECDAVHERITLARGTVARCQRCNALLGRGHVIGTEKLLAFAIASLLLILIGNSAPIVTLDFQGVVSQATLPQAIEATWTAGQPFIAVLTAATALVFPLVFTLLRLYLLGSLVRGIVPRGFVPAMHMLVFVTRWGMPEVFMLGTLVAVVRCASLTSATPGIGLFAYGAVTLLITAITAAGTHTLWKRSGEIGGIA, encoded by the coding sequence ATGACCGAACCCCTGTCGAGCCCCCCCGCCTACGCGCCCCATGCGCCGGCAGCGGCTCGCACCTCGGCAGCACTCGCTGCGCGGCCCGACCTGGTCGTCTGCCACGAGTGCGATGCGGTGCACGAGCGCATCACGCTCGCCCGCGGCACCGTCGCCCGCTGCCAGCGCTGCAACGCCCTGCTCGGCCGCGGCCACGTGATCGGCACCGAGAAGCTGCTGGCCTTCGCCATCGCCTCGCTGCTGCTCATCCTCATCGGCAACAGCGCCCCCATCGTCACGCTCGACTTCCAGGGCGTGGTGAGCCAGGCCACGCTGCCGCAGGCCATCGAGGCCACGTGGACGGCAGGCCAGCCCTTCATCGCCGTGCTCACCGCGGCCACGGCGCTCGTCTTCCCGCTGGTCTTCACCCTCCTGCGCCTGTACCTGCTGGGCTCGCTGGTGCGCGGCATCGTGCCGCGCGGCTTCGTGCCGGCGATGCACATGCTCGTCTTCGTCACGCGCTGGGGCATGCCCGAAGTCTTCATGCTGGGCACGCTGGTCGCGGTGGTGCGCTGCGCCTCGCTCACCAGCGCCACGCCGGGCATCGGGCTCTTCGCCTACGGCGCGGTCACGCTGCTCATCACCGCCATCACCGCAGCCGGCACGCACACCCTGTGGAAGCGCAGCGGCGAGATCGGGGGCATCGCATGA
- a CDS encoding GAF domain-containing protein, which produces MDRHATALAPGARTFDLAVGPEHVHTIQQSHDRCRALGLTEDSVPELHPLSAYGTRLMREPHQRLLEHATPVMEMLFEQIVSTKSAVALTDTDGSILQAVGDDSFLERLQQIALSPGVNWSEASKGTNAVGTALFTEAPTLVHGNEHFLAANRFLTCSASPIFDHTGQMIGVLDVSGHHSSYHPHTLAMVTMSARMIENQWFNDKFRHGLRLHFHPQQRMLGTMREAMIALAPDGSILGVNRAALEHLGLNMAALRRLGLEAIFGTRVAHIADHCRHRADEPMTLFVQHGDRAGTPVYARALFNWPTLWPNVSLATGVAVPRETAIPEAVPEAVPAEPAIAPLAAPLAAPAEPSAAPTTLHAQEMAAIRQAVDAAGGNISRAARQLGVARNTIYRKLRAAAAETAG; this is translated from the coding sequence ATGGACCGTCACGCAACGGCATTGGCGCCTGGTGCGAGAACCTTCGATCTGGCCGTCGGGCCGGAGCACGTCCACACCATCCAGCAGTCGCACGACCGATGCCGTGCCCTGGGGCTCACCGAAGACTCGGTACCCGAACTCCACCCGCTCTCGGCCTACGGCACGCGCCTGATGCGTGAGCCGCACCAGCGCCTGCTGGAGCACGCCACGCCGGTGATGGAGATGCTCTTCGAGCAGATCGTGTCGACCAAGAGCGCCGTGGCGCTCACCGACACCGACGGCAGCATCCTGCAGGCCGTGGGCGACGACAGCTTCCTCGAGCGGCTGCAGCAGATCGCCCTCTCGCCCGGGGTGAACTGGTCGGAAGCGTCGAAGGGCACCAACGCGGTGGGCACCGCGCTCTTCACCGAAGCGCCGACGCTCGTGCACGGCAACGAGCACTTCCTCGCGGCCAACCGTTTCCTCACCTGCTCGGCCTCGCCGATCTTCGACCACACCGGCCAGATGATCGGCGTGCTCGACGTGAGCGGGCACCATTCGTCGTACCACCCGCACACGCTGGCGATGGTCACGATGTCGGCGCGCATGATCGAGAACCAGTGGTTCAACGACAAGTTCCGCCACGGCCTGCGCCTGCACTTCCATCCGCAGCAGCGCATGCTCGGCACCATGCGCGAGGCGATGATCGCGCTGGCGCCCGACGGCAGCATCCTCGGCGTCAACCGCGCGGCGCTCGAGCACCTCGGGCTCAACATGGCGGCGCTGCGCCGGCTCGGGCTCGAAGCCATCTTCGGCACCCGCGTGGCCCACATCGCCGACCACTGCCGCCACCGGGCCGACGAGCCGATGACGCTCTTCGTGCAGCACGGCGACCGCGCCGGCACGCCGGTCTACGCACGTGCCCTCTTCAACTGGCCCACGCTCTGGCCCAACGTGTCGCTCGCCACCGGCGTGGCGGTGCCGCGCGAGACGGCCATACCCGAGGCCGTGCCCGAGGCCGTGCCGGCAGAGCCCGCCATCGCGCCGCTGGCCGCCCCGCTCGCGGCACCCGCCGAGCCCAGCGCGGCCCCGACGACGCTGCACGCCCAGGAGATGGCCGCCATCCGCCAGGCGGTCGATGCGGCAGGCGGCAACATCTCGCGCGCCGCGCGCCAGCTCGGCGTGGCCCGCAACACCATCTACCGCAAGCTGCGCGCCGCAGCCGCAGAGACGGCGGGGTGA
- the tadA gene encoding Flp pilus assembly complex ATPase component TadA → MLERQVVTPQQLMAAIEKQAKMPMVKIGEALTSLGMVSQSQLDDALAQQQQDRSVPLGELLVKMGIVSREDLQTALARKMGYPLVNLDAFPFEEDALRKLPFSVAMRLQVMPLMLREGRLVIALDDPVRRRAIVDEIEFITQLKCVAVLAQCARLDDVLNTAYEKIGAAIPLRFASIDSADPIPFDLQGTDKLVETLEREDLEALAPTDDRQIEQSDNSLVKLINNMIIEAHQDGVSDIHVESYPGRDKIKIRFRKDGLLRTHLELPPNYRNAVIARIKIMCDLDISEKRKPQDGKINFAKFSAQHKIELRVATIPTNNGLEDVVMRILASAKPIPLDNLGLAPWNLQQLKEVMERPYGMVLCVGPTGSGKTTTLHSALSHINVPERKIWTAEDPVEITQPGLRQVQVNPKIDWTFAKALRAFLRADPDVIMVGEMRDEETAQMAIEASLTGHLVLSTLHTNSAPETVTRMLDMGLDPFNFADSLLGVLAQRLVRKLCNHCRTSRPLGDNEVNELLDDYLHVCPPDHDTLNRKSLLADWSERFGRNGQLMHFHSPGCEHCGHTGYKGRAGLHELMVVSRELRRLVQTGSRAEELQRTAMAEGMRTLRQDGIEKVLQGVTSLAEVRATSNA, encoded by the coding sequence CTGCTCGAGCGCCAGGTTGTCACCCCACAGCAGCTGATGGCCGCCATCGAGAAGCAGGCCAAGATGCCGATGGTGAAGATCGGCGAGGCGCTCACCTCGCTCGGCATGGTGTCGCAATCACAGCTCGACGACGCGCTCGCCCAGCAGCAGCAAGACCGCAGCGTGCCGCTCGGCGAGCTGCTGGTGAAGATGGGCATCGTCTCGCGCGAAGACCTGCAGACGGCGCTGGCCCGCAAGATGGGCTACCCGCTGGTGAACCTCGACGCCTTCCCCTTCGAGGAAGACGCGTTGCGCAAGCTGCCGTTCTCGGTGGCCATGCGCCTGCAGGTGATGCCGCTGATGCTGCGCGAAGGCCGGCTCGTGATCGCGCTCGACGACCCGGTGCGCCGCCGCGCCATCGTCGACGAGATCGAGTTCATCACGCAGCTGAAGTGCGTGGCGGTGCTCGCGCAATGCGCGCGGCTCGACGACGTGCTCAACACCGCCTACGAGAAGATCGGCGCGGCCATTCCGCTGCGCTTTGCCAGCATCGATTCGGCCGACCCGATTCCCTTCGACCTGCAAGGCACCGACAAGCTCGTCGAAACGCTGGAGCGCGAAGACCTCGAAGCCCTCGCGCCCACCGACGACCGGCAGATCGAGCAGAGCGACAACTCGCTCGTGAAGCTCATCAACAACATGATCATCGAGGCGCACCAGGACGGCGTCTCCGACATCCACGTCGAGAGCTACCCCGGCCGCGACAAGATCAAGATCCGCTTCCGCAAGGACGGCCTCCTGCGCACGCACCTGGAGCTGCCGCCCAACTACCGCAACGCGGTGATCGCGCGCATCAAGATCATGTGCGACCTCGACATCTCCGAGAAGCGCAAGCCGCAAGACGGCAAGATCAACTTCGCCAAGTTCAGCGCGCAGCACAAGATCGAGCTGCGCGTGGCGACGATCCCCACCAACAACGGCCTCGAAGACGTGGTGATGCGCATCCTGGCCTCGGCCAAGCCCATCCCGCTCGACAACCTCGGCCTCGCGCCCTGGAACCTGCAACAGCTCAAAGAGGTGATGGAGCGCCCCTACGGCATGGTGCTGTGCGTGGGCCCCACCGGCTCGGGCAAGACCACCACGCTGCACTCGGCGCTCTCGCACATCAACGTGCCCGAACGCAAGATCTGGACGGCCGAGGACCCGGTCGAAATCACCCAGCCCGGCCTGCGCCAGGTGCAGGTCAACCCGAAGATCGACTGGACGTTTGCGAAAGCCCTGCGCGCCTTCCTGCGCGCCGACCCCGACGTGATCATGGTCGGTGAAATGCGCGACGAAGAGACCGCGCAGATGGCCATCGAAGCCTCGCTCACCGGCCACCTGGTCTTGAGCACGCTGCACACCAACAGCGCCCCCGAGACGGTGACGCGCATGCTCGACATGGGCCTCGACCCCTTCAACTTCGCCGACTCGCTGCTCGGCGTGCTGGCCCAGCGCCTGGTGCGCAAGCTCTGCAACCACTGCCGCACCTCGCGCCCGCTCGGCGACAACGAGGTCAACGAGCTGCTCGACGACTACCTGCACGTGTGCCCGCCCGACCACGACACGCTCAACCGCAAGTCGCTGCTGGCCGACTGGAGCGAGCGCTTCGGCCGCAACGGGCAGCTGATGCACTTCCACAGCCCCGGCTGCGAGCACTGCGGCCACACCGGCTACAAGGGCCGCGCCGGCCTGCACGAGCTGATGGTCGTGAGCCGCGAGCTGCGCCGCCTGGTGCAGACCGGCTCGCGTGCCGAAGAGCTGCAGCGCACCGCCATGGCCGAAGGCATGCGCACGCTGCGGCAAGACGGCATCGAAAAGGTGCTCCAGGGCGTGACCAGCCTGGCCGAAGTGCGCGCCACCAGCAACGCCTGA
- a CDS encoding TRAP transporter large permease subunit, with product MNDLAITALLLLSLFLILGSGVWIGLALSGVAWIGMQVFSSRPAGDAMAVTIWGTASSWTLTALPLFIWMGEILFRTRVSQDMFRGLAPWMQTLPGRLLHTNVAGCTLFAAVSGSSAATCATIGKMSLPELARRGYPETMALGSLAGAGTLGLLIPPSIIMIVYGVSADVSISRLFIAGVIPGILLALIFSGYIALWSWRHPGLIPPADPPMPWRERWAASRGLVPVVLLIAGVLGSIYSGIATATEAASLGVVGSLLISAAQGSLNWPTFRDSLLGGTRLYCMIALILAGAAFLTLSMGYIGLPRHLAEWIGGLQLSPLALLAALTLFYIVLGCFLDGISMVVLTMGVVLPTIQKAGIDLLWFGVFIVIVVEMAQVTPPVGFNLFVLQGMTGRGIGYIARATLPFFLLMVLMLVLLYLFPQMVSFLPTQMRG from the coding sequence ATGAATGACCTCGCCATCACCGCCCTGCTGCTGCTCTCGCTCTTCCTCATCCTCGGCAGCGGCGTGTGGATCGGCCTCGCGCTCTCGGGCGTGGCCTGGATCGGCATGCAGGTCTTCAGCTCGCGCCCGGCCGGTGATGCGATGGCCGTCACCATCTGGGGCACCGCATCGAGCTGGACGCTCACCGCCCTGCCGCTCTTCATCTGGATGGGCGAGATCCTCTTTCGCACCCGCGTGAGCCAGGACATGTTCCGCGGCCTCGCGCCGTGGATGCAGACCCTGCCCGGCCGGCTGCTGCACACCAACGTGGCGGGCTGCACGCTCTTCGCCGCGGTCTCGGGCTCGAGTGCCGCCACCTGCGCCACCATCGGCAAGATGAGCCTGCCCGAGCTCGCGCGGCGCGGCTACCCGGAGACGATGGCGCTCGGCTCGCTGGCCGGCGCCGGCACGCTGGGGCTCCTGATCCCGCCGTCGATCATCATGATCGTCTACGGTGTCTCGGCCGACGTGTCGATCTCGCGCCTCTTCATCGCAGGTGTCATCCCGGGCATCCTGCTGGCGCTCATCTTCTCGGGCTACATCGCGCTGTGGTCGTGGCGCCACCCGGGGCTCATCCCGCCGGCCGACCCGCCCATGCCCTGGCGCGAGCGCTGGGCTGCCTCGCGTGGGCTCGTCCCGGTGGTGCTGCTGATCGCGGGCGTGCTGGGCTCCATCTACTCCGGCATCGCCACCGCCACCGAAGCGGCCAGCCTGGGCGTGGTGGGCTCGCTCCTCATCTCGGCCGCGCAGGGCTCGCTCAACTGGCCCACCTTCCGCGACTCGCTGCTCGGCGGCACGCGGCTCTACTGCATGATCGCGCTCATCCTCGCGGGGGCGGCCTTCCTCACGCTGTCGATGGGCTACATCGGCCTGCCACGCCACCTGGCCGAATGGATCGGCGGCCTGCAGCTCAGCCCGCTCGCGCTGCTGGCCGCGCTCACGCTCTTCTACATCGTGCTCGGCTGCTTCCTCGACGGCATCTCGATGGTGGTGCTGACGATGGGCGTGGTGCTGCCCACCATCCAGAAGGCCGGCATCGACCTGCTCTGGTTCGGCGTCTTCATCGTGATCGTGGTCGAGATGGCGCAGGTCACCCCGCCCGTGGGCTTCAACCTCTTCGTGCTGCAGGGCATGACCGGCCGCGGCATCGGCTACATCGCCCGCGCCACGCTGCCCTTCTTCCTGCTGATGGTGCTGATGCTGGTGCTGCTGTACCTGTTTCCGCAGATGGTGAGCTTCCTGCCGACGCAGATGCGCGGCTGA
- a CDS encoding TRAP transporter small permease: protein MRRTLDGLYGSAAVLAALCMVALLVMVLLSIVGRQVGFNIAGSDAYAGYFMAGAGFLALAHTLKRGEHIRVTLVLGRLGEPWRRRLELFALSLSALLAALFAYYGCRLAWVSYQLHDISTSADATPLWLPQLSMAAGTLVLAVACLDELVLELTGTRPAPTTGEEPLRNE from the coding sequence TTGCGGCGCACGCTCGACGGGCTGTACGGCAGCGCCGCGGTGCTCGCGGCGCTGTGCATGGTGGCCCTGCTTGTGATGGTGCTGCTGTCGATCGTGGGCCGCCAGGTCGGCTTCAACATCGCGGGCAGCGACGCCTACGCCGGCTACTTCATGGCCGGCGCCGGCTTCCTCGCGCTCGCGCACACGCTCAAGCGCGGCGAGCACATCCGCGTCACGCTGGTGCTGGGCCGGCTGGGCGAGCCGTGGCGGCGGCGCCTGGAGCTTTTCGCGCTGTCGCTGTCGGCGCTGCTCGCCGCCCTCTTCGCCTACTACGGCTGCCGGCTGGCGTGGGTCTCGTACCAGCTGCACGACATCTCCACCAGCGCCGACGCCACACCGCTCTGGCTGCCGCAGCTTTCGATGGCCGCGGGCACGCTGGTGCTGGCCGTGGCCTGCCTCGACGAACTGGTGCTCGAACTGACGGGCACACGCCCAGCACCCACGACCGGCGAGGAGCCCCTGCGCAATGAATGA
- a CDS encoding TRAP transporter substrate-binding protein has product MRLHLPLIAAALLLAATTHTTAQAQTKWDLPTAYPASNFHTENVTQFANDIDKASGGKLKITVHPNASLFKAPEIKRAVQGGQAQAGEILLVNYQNEWQIFGADGLPFLADSYDESLKLYKAQRPVLEKKLAEQGLMLLYAVAWPPQGIFSKKPINSAADLKGVKWRAYSPATSRLAELLGAQPVTVQAAELSQAMATGVVESYMSSGSTGYDTKTYEHLKFFTDTQAWLPKNAVLVNKAAFDALDKPTQAAVLKAAAEAETRGWATSKAKNNEYLELLKKNGMTIAQPSSQLKADMQKVGEAMLNEWLQKAGPEGQAVVNAYRK; this is encoded by the coding sequence ATGCGCCTTCACCTGCCCCTGATCGCCGCCGCCCTGCTCTTGGCCGCCACCACCCACACGACTGCCCAGGCCCAGACCAAATGGGACCTGCCCACCGCCTACCCGGCCAGCAACTTCCACACCGAAAACGTCACACAGTTCGCCAACGACATCGACAAAGCCTCCGGCGGCAAGCTCAAGATCACGGTGCACCCCAACGCCTCGCTCTTCAAGGCGCCCGAGATCAAGCGCGCGGTGCAGGGCGGCCAGGCACAGGCCGGCGAGATCCTGCTCGTGAACTACCAGAACGAGTGGCAGATCTTCGGTGCCGACGGCCTGCCCTTCCTCGCGGACAGCTACGACGAATCGCTCAAGCTCTACAAGGCGCAGCGGCCGGTGCTGGAGAAGAAACTCGCCGAGCAGGGCCTGATGCTGCTCTACGCCGTGGCCTGGCCGCCGCAAGGCATCTTCAGCAAGAAGCCCATCAACTCGGCTGCCGACCTCAAGGGCGTGAAATGGCGCGCCTACAGCCCGGCCACCTCGCGCCTGGCCGAGCTGCTGGGGGCGCAGCCGGTCACGGTGCAGGCCGCTGAACTCTCGCAGGCCATGGCCACCGGCGTGGTCGAGTCGTACATGTCGTCGGGCTCCACCGGCTACGACACCAAGACCTACGAGCACCTGAAGTTCTTCACCGACACCCAGGCCTGGCTGCCGAAAAATGCGGTGCTGGTGAACAAGGCCGCCTTTGATGCGCTCGACAAACCCACGCAGGCCGCCGTGCTCAAGGCCGCCGCCGAGGCCGAGACCCGCGGCTGGGCCACCTCGAAGGCCAAGAACAACGAGTACCTCGAACTCTTGAAGAAGAACGGCATGACCATTGCGCAGCCCTCGTCGCAGCTCAAGGCCGACATGCAGAAGGTCGGCGAGGCGATGCTCAACGAGTGGCTGCAGAAGGCCGGCCCCGAAGGCCAGGCCGTCGTGAACGCCTACCGCAAGTGA
- a CDS encoding GAF domain-containing protein: protein MIPAPLPEDEAERLAALRALLILDTPPEERFDRIVQFAATEFDVPMAMISLVDSDRQWFKSRVGFEGVCETPRDVSFCSHAVHSRELLLVPDALRDLRFHDNPIVVGDPGVRFYAGAPLTLKSGAVVGTLCVLDTQERRFDAIDRSILESLRMLVVDELERKA from the coding sequence ATGATCCCCGCGCCCCTGCCCGAAGACGAAGCCGAGCGCCTGGCCGCGCTGCGCGCACTGCTCATCCTCGACACCCCGCCCGAAGAGCGCTTCGACCGCATCGTGCAGTTCGCCGCGACCGAGTTCGACGTGCCGATGGCGATGATCAGCCTGGTCGACAGCGACCGGCAGTGGTTCAAGTCGCGCGTGGGTTTCGAGGGGGTGTGCGAGACCCCGCGCGACGTGTCGTTCTGCTCTCATGCGGTGCACAGCCGCGAGCTGCTGCTGGTGCCCGACGCGCTGCGCGACCTGCGCTTCCACGACAACCCGATCGTGGTCGGCGACCCAGGCGTGCGCTTCTACGCCGGGGCGCCGCTGACGCTCAAGAGTGGTGCGGTGGTGGGCACGCTGTGCGTGCTCGACACCCAGGAGCGCCGCTTCGACGCCATCGACCGCAGCATCCTCGAATCGCTGCGCATGCTGGTGGTGGACGAGCTGGAGCGCAAGGCATGA
- a CDS encoding response regulator, with the protein MKRVLLLEPHFVMRNTVANVARQLRLADIHEATHYEAALRMLQSDVYDALLADLGEKLDGVTLVQQVRSGATLCDPEVPIAVMALGLDADTIGVFKTLKVQRIMIKPFKVKTAVEVLASLSGVPLPA; encoded by the coding sequence ATGAAGCGGGTGCTGTTGCTGGAGCCGCACTTCGTGATGCGCAACACCGTGGCCAACGTGGCGCGCCAGCTGCGGCTGGCCGACATCCATGAAGCCACTCACTACGAGGCGGCGCTGCGCATGCTGCAGAGCGACGTCTACGACGCCCTGCTCGCCGACCTGGGCGAGAAGCTCGACGGCGTGACGCTCGTGCAGCAGGTGCGCAGCGGCGCCACGCTGTGCGACCCCGAGGTGCCGATCGCCGTGATGGCGCTCGGCCTCGATGCCGACACGATCGGCGTCTTCAAGACGCTGAAGGTGCAGCGCATCATGATCAAGCCGTTCAAGGTGAAGACGGCGGTCGAGGTGCTGGCGAGTCTGTCGGGCGTGCCGCTGCCCGCGTGA